The Roseiconus lacunae genome has a segment encoding these proteins:
- a CDS encoding phosphatidate cytidylyltransferase has product MLRERVFSSTILITLTVILLCLDGLRAVNGAPGLWLLPLLSFFAIGTAWEMSTMLKQGNHLIRPKLAVFGAALIALSAAVPYLWAIGGTTYPADCPVGRLGWIVLAATLATFIILMAEMREYGRVPEVQLGRAIERTSTAVFVSMYVGLPMAILIAIRCLDGPGIPGRFGLAALITCVLVTKVADMGAYFSGRAFGKHKLIPRLSPGKTVEGSIGGILASTIVAYVCLSVLFEALGASVAAGPGTTSPQVVKTGLVSFLAQPLWGALALGPTLAITGMIGDLAESLFKRDCDVKDSGSLLPGLGGVWDVTDSLIASSIPAFFCFVSGVGG; this is encoded by the coding sequence ATGCTCCGCGAGCGAGTTTTTTCTAGCACGATCCTAATCACGCTGACCGTCATCCTGCTATGCCTAGACGGTCTCCGTGCCGTCAATGGTGCGCCCGGGTTGTGGCTGCTGCCGCTGCTATCGTTTTTTGCGATCGGCACCGCCTGGGAAATGTCGACGATGCTCAAACAAGGCAATCACCTGATCCGCCCTAAATTAGCAGTCTTCGGTGCCGCGTTGATCGCGCTGTCGGCGGCGGTTCCGTATCTTTGGGCAATTGGCGGAACGACCTATCCGGCGGATTGTCCTGTCGGACGACTAGGCTGGATCGTGCTCGCGGCGACCTTGGCGACGTTCATCATCCTGATGGCCGAGATGCGCGAATATGGCCGAGTCCCAGAAGTACAGCTCGGAAGGGCGATCGAACGAACCAGCACGGCCGTTTTTGTCTCCATGTACGTCGGATTGCCGATGGCCATTTTGATCGCGATTCGCTGTCTCGATGGCCCGGGCATTCCTGGGCGTTTCGGATTGGCAGCGTTGATCACGTGCGTACTGGTGACCAAGGTGGCCGATATGGGGGCCTACTTTTCTGGAAGAGCCTTTGGAAAGCACAAACTGATTCCGCGGCTCTCGCCTGGAAAAACCGTCGAAGGCTCCATCGGTGGCATTTTAGCGTCAACGATCGTTGCTTACGTTTGCCTGAGTGTCTTGTTCGAAGCGCTCGGGGCGAGCGTCGCCGCCGGTCCAGGCACTACGTCCCCGCAAGTTGTCAAAACCGGATTGGTATCGTTTTTGGCACAGCCACTCTGGGGGGCATTGGCCCTCGGTCCGACCTTGGCAATCACGGGAATGATCGGAGATTTGGCTGAATCGTTGTTTAAACGTGACTGCGACGTAAAGGACAGCGGAAGCCTTCTCCCAGGTTTGGGGGGTGTATGGGACGTGACGGATTCGTTGATCGCGTCAAGCATCCCAGCATTTTTCTGCTTCGTGTCCGGAGTTGGTGGGTAA
- a CDS encoding adenylosuccinate synthase codes for MSGTCVIGLQWGDEAKGKLVDLLAPQFDLVVRYQGGANAGHTVVVGDEVYKLHHIPSGILHGGVENLITPGVVINPETIITEMDGLAGRGIDCAKNMRISERAHLVMPWHIAEDRQINATAVRGESIGTTNRGIGPCYRDKVGRTHAIRMTDLIQPTRDERLTTVAEQKQTILRNLGASEEELESIAPQRVVAKAAQWAERLGPMIADTTDFVLDACEADKRILFEGAQGALLDIDHGTYPFVTSSNSSGVGVCAGAGVPPRWINTVLGVCKAYSTRVGGGPFVTELEDATGDRIRELGNEFGTTTGRPRRCGWFDAVAVRYTARLSGVTRLALMMMDVLAHLDELKICVAYELDGERITRFPSHADQLRRCKPIYETIPGWKQPVDDVRREEDFPAGALEYVKRVEELVGIPVGVLSVGPDRSQTIFTSQADKLNLQPIGA; via the coding sequence GTGTCGGGAACCTGCGTAATCGGTTTGCAGTGGGGAGACGAAGCAAAAGGCAAGTTGGTCGATTTGCTCGCCCCTCAGTTTGATCTAGTCGTTCGTTATCAAGGTGGCGCCAATGCGGGCCACACGGTGGTCGTCGGTGATGAAGTTTATAAGCTGCATCACATCCCAAGCGGGATTCTGCACGGCGGCGTCGAAAACTTGATTACGCCCGGCGTGGTCATCAACCCAGAAACGATCATTACCGAAATGGACGGGTTGGCCGGTCGAGGCATCGATTGCGCCAAGAACATGCGGATCAGCGAGCGTGCACATTTGGTGATGCCATGGCACATCGCCGAAGATCGCCAAATTAACGCCACCGCAGTTCGCGGTGAGTCGATCGGCACGACGAATCGCGGCATCGGTCCGTGCTATCGCGACAAAGTCGGCCGAACGCACGCGATTCGAATGACCGACCTGATCCAGCCGACGCGTGACGAACGCCTCACGACGGTTGCCGAACAGAAGCAAACAATCTTGCGAAATCTCGGCGCGTCAGAAGAAGAACTCGAATCGATCGCACCGCAACGGGTCGTCGCCAAGGCGGCGCAGTGGGCCGAGCGACTCGGTCCGATGATCGCCGACACGACCGACTTCGTTCTCGATGCTTGCGAAGCTGATAAACGCATTCTTTTCGAGGGTGCCCAGGGCGCGCTGTTGGACATCGACCACGGGACCTATCCGTTTGTGACCAGTAGCAACAGCAGTGGTGTCGGGGTTTGCGCCGGCGCCGGTGTCCCGCCACGTTGGATCAATACCGTCTTAGGCGTCTGCAAAGCGTATAGCACCCGTGTCGGCGGCGGACCCTTTGTGACCGAACTCGAAGACGCGACCGGCGATCGAATTCGCGAACTTGGCAATGAATTCGGCACAACGACAGGACGCCCACGTCGTTGCGGTTGGTTCGACGCCGTTGCCGTTCGGTACACCGCACGACTAAGCGGTGTGACTCGATTGGCACTGATGATGATGGACGTGCTCGCCCATTTGGATGAGCTGAAAATTTGCGTCGCATATGAACTTGATGGCGAACGGATCACACGCTTCCCGAGTCATGCCGATCAACTTCGTCGCTGTAAGCCGATCTATGAAACCATCCCAGGTTGGAAACAACCGGTCGACGACGTTCGACGCGAAGAAGACTTTCCCGCCGGGGCTCTTGAATATGTCAAACGAGTCGAAGAACTCGTTGGCATCCCCGTCGGCGTATTGTCCGTTGGGCCGGATCGATCGCAAACGATCTTCACGTCCCAGGCTGACAAGTTGAACCTACAGCCAATCGGAGCCTAA
- the cysN gene encoding sulfate adenylyltransferase subunit CysN, giving the protein MSHQSDLIATDIQAYLKQHENKQLLRFITCGSVDDGKSTLIGRLLYDSKMIYEDHLAQIEADSKIVGTTGGKFDPALLTDGLKAEREQGITIDVAYRYFSTAKRKFIIADTPGHEQYTRNMATGGSTADLAILMIDARHGVLTQTKRHSFIVSLLGIRHIVVAINKMDLIDFDEAKFEEICDEYRSFATRLDLPDLHFIPISALDGDNVVDRSERTPWYTGSTLMNFLETVYIGSDRNLQDFRMPVQFVNRPHLDFRGFCGTISSGIIRKGDEIMVLPSKQTSKVKSIVTYDGDLEEAFAPLSITLTLEDEIDASRGDMIVRPGNVPKSRDSIEAMLVWMNEESMVPGKTYLFKHTTQTVPGTIDTLNYRVDVNTLHRSPAPELELNEIGRVGITLSAPIHFDAYRRNRSTGAFIVIDRITNATVAAGMILDKSGDGQSKSVWDDDPAASKGDDQAISEVTDEERSARFGQKPATVLLTGLTGAGKSAIGQAVERKLFDSGRAVSIIDGEHVRKGLSRDLGFSAEDRSENLRRSAYLAHSLNDAGLICVGCFVAPSEEVRQKVAKVIGEDRFFVVHVATPLEICRERDAKGQYAKADAGELLNFPGVTADYEPPASPDLVVDASQNSIDECADQIIELLRTKSIIK; this is encoded by the coding sequence ATGTCCCATCAATCCGATCTGATCGCGACCGACATTCAAGCTTACTTGAAGCAGCACGAGAATAAGCAACTGCTGAGGTTCATCACCTGCGGTAGTGTCGACGACGGAAAGTCAACGTTGATCGGTCGCCTGTTGTACGACAGCAAGATGATCTACGAAGATCATTTGGCTCAAATCGAAGCTGACTCAAAAATCGTCGGGACGACCGGCGGGAAGTTTGACCCCGCGCTGCTCACAGATGGCTTGAAGGCCGAACGCGAGCAAGGCATCACGATCGATGTCGCTTACCGATACTTCAGTACCGCAAAGCGAAAGTTCATCATCGCCGATACGCCGGGCCACGAACAGTACACGCGGAACATGGCGACCGGAGGCTCGACCGCCGACTTAGCCATCTTGATGATTGATGCTCGTCACGGCGTACTGACTCAAACAAAGCGTCACTCCTTTATCGTCTCACTGTTGGGAATTCGGCACATCGTTGTCGCGATCAACAAGATGGACTTGATCGATTTTGATGAGGCAAAGTTCGAAGAGATCTGCGATGAATATCGATCGTTCGCAACACGATTAGACTTGCCCGATTTGCACTTTATTCCGATCAGTGCTCTCGACGGTGACAACGTCGTCGACCGTAGCGAACGGACGCCGTGGTACACCGGTTCGACGTTGATGAATTTTCTGGAAACGGTTTACATCGGCAGCGATCGCAACTTGCAAGATTTCCGAATGCCGGTCCAGTTCGTCAATCGTCCGCACCTGGATTTCCGTGGTTTCTGTGGCACGATCTCTTCGGGCATCATCCGCAAGGGTGACGAGATCATGGTCTTGCCCAGCAAGCAGACATCCAAGGTTAAATCGATCGTGACCTATGACGGCGATTTGGAAGAAGCCTTCGCACCGTTGTCGATCACGTTGACGTTGGAAGACGAGATCGATGCCTCGCGTGGTGACATGATCGTTCGCCCCGGGAATGTTCCCAAGTCGCGCGATTCGATCGAAGCGATGCTGGTCTGGATGAACGAGGAATCGATGGTCCCCGGCAAGACCTACTTGTTCAAGCACACCACACAAACGGTTCCCGGAACCATCGACACACTAAACTATCGCGTCGATGTGAACACGCTGCACCGCAGTCCAGCGCCGGAACTGGAATTGAACGAGATCGGTCGTGTGGGAATCACGCTGTCGGCCCCCATTCATTTTGACGCCTATCGTCGTAACCGTTCGACCGGTGCGTTCATCGTCATTGATCGAATCACAAACGCGACCGTTGCCGCCGGGATGATCTTGGATAAATCCGGAGACGGACAATCGAAGTCGGTCTGGGATGACGATCCGGCGGCCTCCAAGGGGGATGACCAAGCGATATCGGAAGTGACCGACGAGGAACGGTCGGCGCGGTTCGGTCAAAAGCCGGCGACGGTCCTTTTGACGGGACTGACCGGGGCCGGCAAGTCGGCGATCGGACAAGCCGTCGAACGAAAGCTATTCGACTCTGGCCGTGCCGTTTCGATTATCGACGGAGAACATGTGCGGAAAGGGCTTTCCAGGGATCTCGGGTTCAGCGCCGAAGACCGCAGCGAAAACCTTCGCCGCAGTGCCTACCTCGCCCATTCGCTTAATGACGCCGGTCTGATCTGCGTCGGGTGCTTCGTCGCGCCGAGCGAAGAGGTCCGGCAAAAGGTTGCCAAGGTCATCGGCGAAGATCGATTCTTTGTCGTTCATGTGGCGACGCCGCTGGAAATTTGTCGAGAACGTGATGCCAAAGGACAATATGCCAAAGCTGACGCCGGCGAGCTGTTAAACTTTCCCGGCGTCACGGCGGACTATGAACCGCCCGCATCACCGGACTTGGTCGTCGATGCCTCGCAAAACTCGATTGACGAGTGTGCCGACCAAATTATCGAACTCCTGCGGACCAAATCGATTATCAAATGA
- a CDS encoding isoprenyl transferase, which yields MNAKESNPADSADSVPKLGPLPDHIAIIMDGNGRWAQSRGMPRIEGHRRGVDTVRMVSETCTELGIEALTLYCLSSENWKRPQQELDFLMELLERYLVEERPLIMEQQLRLQVIGRRDRLPDSVIKEMNETIRLSAGNPGTKLVLAIDYGGRDEITRAAKQLCDDVQAGRLGRAEIDEQAINDRLYTHNLPDVDLMIRTGGEMRVSNFLLWQLSYAELWVTETCWPEFPRSELERAIENFRSRDRRFGGLSVGQ from the coding sequence ATGAACGCCAAGGAATCGAACCCCGCCGATTCGGCGGATTCCGTCCCGAAACTGGGGCCACTCCCCGACCACATCGCCATCATCATGGATGGAAATGGGCGGTGGGCTCAATCACGCGGCATGCCTCGAATCGAAGGGCATCGCCGTGGCGTGGACACCGTCCGAATGGTCAGCGAAACCTGCACCGAACTTGGCATCGAAGCCTTAACCCTGTATTGCCTTTCCAGCGAGAATTGGAAACGCCCCCAACAAGAACTCGACTTCTTGATGGAACTCTTGGAACGCTACTTGGTCGAAGAAAGACCGCTGATCATGGAGCAGCAATTGCGACTGCAGGTCATCGGACGACGCGACCGCTTGCCCGATAGCGTTATCAAGGAAATGAACGAAACGATCCGCCTTTCCGCTGGCAACCCCGGTACCAAACTTGTCTTGGCGATCGACTACGGTGGTCGCGACGAAATCACGCGGGCCGCTAAGCAGCTTTGTGACGATGTCCAGGCCGGTCGACTCGGCCGAGCTGAAATCGATGAGCAAGCGATCAACGATCGACTTTATACGCACAACCTCCCGGACGTCGACTTGATGATTCGGACCGGCGGGGAAATGCGAGTCAGCAACTTTTTGCTCTGGCAACTGAGCTATGCCGAACTGTGGGTCACTGAAACCTGCTGGCCAGAATTCCCAAGGTCAGAACTTGAACGGGCGATCGAAAACTTTCGGAGTCGTGATCGACGTTTCGGAGGACTCTCGGTTGGGCAGTGA
- the msrA gene encoding peptide-methionine (S)-S-oxide reductase MsrA — translation MLRSFATSRPKFLLAVVLLLVTVVRTDQTFADDPARSEKLETATFGGGCYWCTEAIFQQIDGVQSVKPGFMGGRSDSPTYDQVLTGRTGHVEVVQLQFDPERVGYEKLLEIFWKTHDPTTRNRQGPDLGSQYRSVVFYHSDDQKQTAIEYKTLLARSRTFRGRIVTTIEPASEFFVAKDDHIDFFKKNPENQYCERYLVPKLEKLKKQFPDDLKDHSSK, via the coding sequence ATGCTCCGTTCATTCGCAACTTCACGTCCGAAATTTTTACTTGCCGTTGTTTTATTGCTGGTCACCGTCGTGAGGACAGATCAGACGTTCGCCGACGACCCAGCTCGTTCGGAAAAGTTAGAAACGGCAACGTTTGGCGGCGGGTGCTACTGGTGCACCGAGGCAATTTTCCAGCAGATCGATGGCGTGCAATCGGTCAAACCAGGGTTCATGGGAGGTCGCAGTGACTCCCCCACCTACGACCAAGTCTTGACCGGACGTACCGGCCATGTCGAAGTGGTCCAGCTTCAATTTGATCCCGAGCGAGTTGGTTACGAAAAGCTGTTGGAGATCTTTTGGAAGACGCATGATCCGACAACTCGCAATCGACAGGGCCCCGATCTGGGTTCCCAGTACAGAAGCGTCGTCTTCTATCACTCCGACGATCAAAAACAAACTGCGATCGAATACAAAACGTTGCTCGCTCGTAGTCGTACATTTCGAGGCCGGATCGTGACTACCATCGAGCCGGCTTCAGAATTTTTTGTCGCCAAGGACGATCACATTGACTTCTTCAAGAAGAATCCAGAAAACCAGTACTGTGAGCGCTACTTGGTCCCCAAACTGGAAAAACTGAAAAAGCAGTTTCCCGACGACCTCAAGGATCACTCGTCCAAGTGA
- a CDS encoding PhoH family protein encodes MTEATLTVSAPEELLQLFGPRDQHLRILRQLFDVTITHRNGRVRIAGEGDNVNGALRALEKLRHKIQKQGGIAGGDVETAALEEGAQPRDGGKSVKPGASAGASGEDIQIRHAGRRIRPRTRGQARYVDAIREHDLTFATGPAGCGKTFLAVATAVEALKAGQIRKIVLVRPAVEAGESLGFLPGDLRAKLNPYLRPLLDALGEMVDYDRARELMEQETIEVIPLAYMRGRTLNDAFIILDEAQNTTIAQMKMFLTRMGERSKMVVSGDATQLDLPRGVTSGLHDALRRLSRIKAIGVVRLSGEDIVRHALVQRIVEAYDDDDHSVSARQRRGKVRVVAESNPNGEEALDR; translated from the coding sequence ATGACTGAAGCCACATTGACGGTCAGCGCCCCCGAAGAGCTGCTACAGCTTTTCGGCCCACGCGACCAGCATTTACGCATTTTGCGACAGTTATTCGATGTCACGATCACACATCGAAACGGACGCGTTCGGATCGCCGGCGAAGGCGACAACGTGAACGGTGCGCTGCGCGCGCTCGAGAAACTGCGGCACAAGATCCAGAAACAAGGCGGTATCGCGGGCGGCGACGTGGAAACGGCGGCACTCGAAGAAGGCGCCCAACCGCGTGATGGCGGTAAATCGGTCAAGCCGGGTGCTTCAGCAGGCGCCTCGGGCGAAGACATCCAAATTCGCCATGCCGGACGCCGCATTCGTCCACGAACCCGAGGCCAAGCTCGTTACGTCGACGCGATCCGTGAACACGACCTGACGTTCGCGACCGGTCCGGCAGGCTGCGGGAAAACGTTTCTTGCCGTCGCGACCGCGGTCGAAGCTTTAAAGGCAGGGCAGATTCGGAAGATCGTGCTGGTCCGGCCCGCCGTCGAAGCCGGTGAGAGCCTGGGCTTTCTTCCGGGGGACCTACGGGCGAAGCTAAATCCGTACCTCCGTCCGCTGCTTGACGCCCTGGGAGAGATGGTCGACTACGACCGAGCACGCGAATTGATGGAACAAGAGACAATCGAGGTGATCCCGCTGGCATACATGCGTGGGCGGACGCTCAACGATGCGTTCATCATCCTTGACGAAGCTCAGAATACGACGATCGCACAGATGAAGATGTTCCTGACGCGGATGGGCGAGCGCAGCAAAATGGTTGTCAGCGGTGACGCGACACAGCTTGACTTGCCACGCGGCGTCACAAGTGGATTGCATGATGCCCTGCGCCGACTCAGTCGGATAAAAGCGATCGGCGTGGTGAGACTGTCAGGCGAGGACATCGTTCGTCACGCCTTGGTGCAACGAATTGTTGAAGCCTATGACGATGATGATCATTCCGTTTCGGCGCGACAAAGACGCGGCAAAGTTCGCGTGGTCGCCGAATCCAACCCAAATGGCGAGGAAGCTCTGGATCGATAG
- the cysD gene encoding sulfate adenylyltransferase subunit CysD, whose translation MSDYSLTHLKQLEAESIHIFREVAAEFSNPVMLYSIGKDSSVLLHLALKAFAPAKPPFPLLHVDTTWKFKEMYDFRDNYVAKELGLELLVHINEEGLKHGIKPWEDSERHTELMKTDSLKAALDKYKFDAAFGGARRDEEKSRAKERVFSFRDKSHRWDPKNQRPELWNVYNARVNKGESIRVFPMSNWTELDVWQYIHLEKIPIVPLYLSQKRRVVNRDGILILRNDDRMPLLDGEVEEEKMVRFRTLGCYPLSGAVESEATDLVDVIQEMLLATTSERQGRIIDQDEGGAGMEEKKRRGYF comes from the coding sequence ATGTCGGACTATAGCCTGACCCACCTGAAACAACTCGAAGCCGAGAGCATTCATATCTTTCGCGAGGTTGCTGCGGAATTCTCTAATCCCGTGATGCTCTACAGCATTGGCAAGGATTCGTCAGTTCTGCTTCACCTAGCACTGAAGGCATTTGCGCCGGCGAAACCACCTTTCCCGCTGCTCCATGTCGACACGACGTGGAAGTTCAAGGAAATGTACGACTTCCGCGATAACTACGTCGCCAAGGAACTCGGCCTCGAATTGCTGGTGCACATCAATGAGGAAGGCCTCAAGCATGGGATCAAGCCCTGGGAGGACAGTGAACGACATACCGAGTTGATGAAAACCGATTCGCTCAAGGCCGCCCTCGACAAATACAAGTTCGACGCGGCCTTCGGTGGGGCCCGTCGCGACGAAGAAAAAAGTCGCGCGAAGGAGCGCGTCTTTAGCTTTCGCGATAAGTCGCACCGCTGGGACCCCAAAAATCAACGCCCTGAACTCTGGAACGTTTACAACGCACGGGTCAATAAAGGCGAATCCATTCGTGTGTTCCCGATGAGCAATTGGACCGAGCTGGACGTTTGGCAGTACATCCATCTGGAAAAAATCCCAATCGTTCCCCTCTATCTGTCGCAAAAACGAAGAGTCGTTAATCGTGACGGCATCTTGATTCTGCGCAATGACGATCGCATGCCGTTGCTCGACGGTGAAGTCGAAGAGGAAAAGATGGTGCGGTTCCGGACGCTCGGTTGCTATCCGCTCAGCGGGGCGGTCGAATCCGAAGCGACCGACCTTGTTGACGTCATCCAGGAAATGTTGCTCGCGACCACCTCCGAACGCCAAGGGCGAATCATCGACCAAGACGAAGGTGGTGCGGGCATGGAAGAGAAGAAACGACGGGGCTACTTCTAG
- a CDS encoding sulfatase family protein, translating into MRLHARLISALALLAFSTLVVAPLEVTAQSAKTSKPNIVVMLCDDIRYDALSCAGHPHLKTPHIDKLAAEGIYLENMFCTTSLCSPSRATILSGLYAHSHGVTNNFTDYPAELDSFPRRLQAAGYQTAYIGKWHMGEKNDQPRPGFDYFVTHKGQGQYFDTEFNLNGKERKVVEGYYTTVVTDMSLDWMKKQSDDKPFLLMIGQKAPHSFYYPEPKYEHAFDHVEVNYPHSSFQLGDKPKWITQRLMTWHGIYGPLFDWRKQFPDDKASAVVDFAKMVRAYWGTILSVDDSVGRLVEYLNETGELDNTMFVFMGDNGLLEGEHGMVDKRTAHEGSLRVPMIIRYPGWTKSPVRITKQVLTTDVAPTILDAAGAEPLKNIHGQSIRPLVSGDVDQWRTEWLYYYNYEKQFPYTPNVRAVRGDRFKYIRYPHGDGSKDRHMAELYDMQADPAESTNLVHDAKHAATIAEMERRLIRAMKAVGLDQESDRMPIDQGIGSELPDESIR; encoded by the coding sequence ATGAGACTCCACGCACGACTGATATCGGCTCTCGCGTTACTCGCCTTTTCCACCCTGGTCGTCGCGCCGCTTGAAGTGACAGCCCAGTCGGCGAAGACATCCAAGCCGAATATCGTCGTGATGTTGTGCGATGACATCCGCTACGACGCGCTGTCGTGCGCGGGGCATCCCCACTTAAAGACGCCGCATATCGACAAGCTGGCGGCCGAGGGGATCTATTTAGAAAACATGTTCTGCACGACTAGTCTGTGCTCGCCCAGTCGTGCGACGATCTTAAGCGGCTTGTACGCCCATTCGCATGGCGTCACAAACAACTTCACCGATTATCCCGCCGAGTTAGATAGTTTTCCCAGGCGATTGCAAGCGGCAGGGTATCAAACCGCTTACATCGGAAAGTGGCACATGGGGGAAAAGAATGACCAGCCGCGTCCTGGTTTTGATTACTTCGTAACTCACAAAGGCCAGGGGCAATACTTCGATACCGAGTTCAATCTGAACGGTAAAGAAAGAAAGGTTGTCGAAGGCTACTACACCACCGTTGTGACGGACATGTCACTGGACTGGATGAAGAAGCAGTCCGATGACAAACCCTTCCTGTTGATGATCGGGCAGAAAGCTCCTCATAGCTTCTATTATCCGGAGCCAAAATATGAACATGCTTTCGATCACGTCGAAGTCAACTATCCACATTCATCGTTTCAGCTAGGTGACAAACCCAAGTGGATCACTCAACGCTTGATGACCTGGCACGGCATCTATGGCCCACTGTTCGACTGGCGAAAACAGTTCCCCGATGACAAAGCGAGCGCGGTGGTCGACTTCGCCAAAATGGTTCGCGCCTATTGGGGGACGATTCTTTCGGTCGACGATAGCGTAGGCCGATTGGTGGAGTATCTGAACGAAACAGGCGAACTAGACAACACAATGTTTGTGTTCATGGGGGACAACGGATTGCTCGAAGGTGAACACGGAATGGTCGACAAACGCACCGCACATGAAGGCAGCCTTCGCGTGCCGATGATCATCCGCTATCCCGGTTGGACCAAAAGCCCGGTTCGAATCACCAAACAAGTACTGACGACAGATGTCGCACCCACCATTCTGGACGCTGCCGGCGCGGAACCGTTGAAAAACATCCATGGCCAGTCGATCCGTCCGTTGGTGAGCGGTGATGTTGATCAATGGCGCACCGAGTGGCTGTACTATTACAACTACGAAAAGCAGTTCCCATACACACCAAACGTGCGTGCGGTTCGCGGGGATCGTTTCAAGTACATTCGTTATCCACACGGTGACGGCAGCAAGGATCGTCACATGGCCGAGCTTTACGACATGCAAGCCGATCCCGCAGAGTCAACGAATTTAGTTCATGATGCAAAACATGCCGCGACGATCGCCGAAATGGAGCGACGCTTAATCCGTGCGATGAAAGCGGTGGGGCTTGACCAAGAAAGCGATCGAATGCCGATTGACCAAGGCATCGGGTCGGAACTGCCAGACGAATCGATTCGCTAA